CTCTCAGGAATGAAGTCGTTCAGTCAAACGTGTGAGTTAACGGATCTCCTTGATGCGCGCGCGGACTTTTTCCGCCACCGCTTTCGGCAGAGGCGCGTAGTGAAGCTGCTGCGTCATTCCCTGCCCTGAATCGAGCATCCAGGTCAGGAAGTCGGTGATGACTCTTTTTTTGTTGCCGTCGCTCCACTGGGCCGGCACCAGCAGCCACGTAAAGCTGGAGATCGGGTACGCTTCCTTGCCCGGCGCGTTGGTAATTGACACGCGGAAGTCCGCCGGCATGTTGGTGACCGAAGCAGCCGCCGCGGTGGTTGACTCCAGCGACGCCTTCACGAACTGGCCCGATGCGTTCTGCACCGGCCCATAAGGAATGTTGTTCTGCAGCGCGTAGATCAGCTCCAGGTAGCCGAGCGCGCCGTCCATCTGGCGCACCATGCCGGCCACTCCCTCGTTCCCCTTGGCGCCCAGTCCCACGGGCCACTTCACCGAAGTGCCCTTGCCCACGCTGTCGCGCCAGTCATTGGAAACTTTGGAAAGATAGTCGGTCCAGATAAAGCTCGTTCCGCTGCCGTCCGAGCGGTGCACCACCACGATCGCCTGGTTGGGCAGGTTGACGCCCGGGTTCGCCTTCGCGATGGCTGCGTCATTCCACGCCGTGATGCGGCCCAGGAAGATGCCGGCGAGAATCGCCGGCGTGAACTTCAGCTCGCCCTTGAAGCCGGGAATGTTGTATGCCGGCACCACCGCCCCGAGGACGGTGGGCAGGTGGTAAATCTTGATCTTGGCCTCGCTCAATTGCGCGTCGGTCATGGGGCCGTCGCTGGCGCCGAAGTCCACGGTCCCCGCCAGCAACTGGCGGATGCCGCCGCCCGAACCGATCGACTGGTAGTTGATCTCTACGTCCGGATGCTGATTGTGGTATTCGCTGAACCACTTTGAGTAAATCGGATAGGGAAAAGTGGCGCCGGCGCCGTTCAGATTGGTTGCCGCTGCCGCCGATAGCGCAAACATCATGGCGGCCAGGACCACCAGCAATTTCTTGATCAAGGCATGCCTCCGAAGTGTGTTCTCCTCCTGATTAGTAGGTTCGAATCTTTAAAGGCTGGTTAATGTCGTTTGAAAATCTGGTGAATACCCGCCCGAAGGCGAGATCAGGAAGGTAGGCGTCGCGGCGCCGCCGCGCCCGCGTTGCGCTCCAGCAACCATTGCAGAAACATCTGCTCGAATGGCTTGTCCTTGGCGCGCAGCAGGTGGCGCACGGTGTGGCCGCTCACCAGATGGCAGACTTCTTCGGCCACGTTCTTCACGTGATCGCCGGCGCGTTCCAGCGCCTGCGCCATGAAGAGCACGTGCAGGCTGTGCATGCCGCGCAGCGCATCGTGGCCCTCGGTATGGCGGATCACCACCAGGTTCCGCAGGCGGTCCATCTCCGAATCCATGCGCAGCACGTCGAGCGCGGCGTCAATGTCGCGCTCCTGGAAGGCGCCCCGGACGTGGGTCAGCATCGCCTCCAGCACCGACGCCATGCGGGTCAGCATTTCCAGGTCGTCCATCTCGATGCGCGAGCGCACGATCGCCACCCGCTCGGCAAAGCTCACCACCAGGTCGCCAATGCGTTCCAGGTCCACCACCAGTTTGAGGCACGCCAGGAGCTGGCGTACTTCCCGCTCACCCGCATGCACGACCGCCCGGGTGACGCGTTCGTCGATCTCGGCATCCAGCCGATCGAGTTGCTCCTCGCATTGATGGACGGCCACGAACGAGTATCGCGTCCCGTTCACCAGCGCGTCGGCCGCATGCGTAGCGGCGCTCCCGGCAATCCGGCAGGCCTCCAGCGTACGCTGGAGCACCTCGCTGCTGCTGTTGTTTGGGTCGGGCGCGGGCATCGCGGTGGAAGTCACAGCATCCTCCCGAATCTCCTGGTCCGGCCACCGGCCTGGCTGCGGGGGTTAGGGAGGTCCAGGCCGGCGCCGGACCTGCTTGCAGCTAGCATGCCGCCGCTTGGTTAAGGCTCCGTGAATGCCGCGTAAAATTCCTGAAAATCGCGCTGTCGAAGACGTTCCGCCCTGGCCTCCTCCCCCACCTTCCGTTAGCTCCGAGCGGTTCCCGAAACCGCAATCTTCCCGTTTTGGCACCCGCAGGTGGGTGAGGGAGGGCGGCGCGAATTGAACCTTTACCGCTAACCCGTGGAGCTCAATCACACTGATGCGAGAACACCAGGCGCTACCCAACTTGGCTTTGGACGTGCAAAGGCGCCTACGGGCCGGCCTGTGCTCGATACCCTTCACATTTCGCCAACCGCGCTGGACGAAATCCGCAACCAGTTCCTGCGCGAACTGCGGGTGAGCCTGCAACTGCCGATTCGTGTCTGGGGCATGGACGCGAACGGCAAGCCGTTCGCCGTCTCGGCCGAAACCATGGAGATCAGCGCGCTCGGCGCTCGGCTGCGTGGCGTCACCCCGGTGAAGAACGGCGAAGTGATCGGAATTCAGTACGAGGACCAGAAGGCGCGCTTCCGCGTAGTCTGGCTGGGCGACGCCACTACACAGAGCTCCGGCGAAATCGGCGTCCGCTCGCTCGATGAGAGCAAGTGCATCTGGTCCAATGCGCTGCAATCGCCGCCTTCGGCCAAGGCGCAGGCCGCCGCCGCCGTGCCCCTGGCTGAACAGAAGTCCCTCACGCCGAACCGGCGGCGCTACGTGCGCTACCCGTGCAATGCCGAGGTCGAGCTGAGGAGCGGAACTGCCGCCATGAGCACCAGGTTCCGCCTCAGTGACATCAGCCTCGGCGGCTGCTACGTTGAAACCATGTCTCCGCTGCCGCTCGATACGCCCGTGTTCCTCACGTTGCGCACGCCGCAAGCCGTGATCGACATCCGCGGCAACGTGCGCACGTCGCACCCCTCGATGGGAATGGGCATTGGCTTCACCGACATCGCGCCGGAACAGTGGAAGCTGCTCGCCGACTACGTTGCCCAGCTCAGCGGAAAGCCGCCCGAAGCGCCGTCCGGCCCGGCCAACGGAGCCGGCGCAACACCGGCGGCGAACTCCCAGGCGAACGTGGAAGCCTTGCTGCGCCTGCTGGAAAAGAAAGGACTCTGTACTCGCGAGGAATTCCTGCGCGAGCTGGGAAACGGCTCCCGCTCAACGTCAACGACCTGAACGCCGCCGCAACCGAACGCTCGATTCAGGAGACGGGCAAGCATGGCCGCCGCCTGGTTGATCACTGTTTCGTTCGCGCCCTGGAATTCGCCCTGATCGTGTTGCTCTTTGCTTCTGGAAGCCTGGCTCCGGCTGCCCCGATTCCCCGCGGCGAGGCCGCGCCGGGCCCTTCGCCCCATGGACGCTAAGGAACGAGTCGCCTGAATAAGTTTGCATCCGGCGCGTGTCCGTGACCTGTGCCAAGCCGTAGAAACCAATTGAGTTTCTGGGCTTCCTAACCCGCCAAAGCGTGCTAACATCGCGCCCCGTGGGCAATCCGGCTGACATCTCCCAGGCGGCTTTCGACGAGATCCGCAACAAATACTTGCGCGAGATGCGCGTCAGCATGCAGCTGGCGGTGCGTGTCTGGGGCATGGACGTGAACAACAAGCCGTTCACCACCATGGCCGAAACCATCGAGATCAGCCCGCTGGGCGCGCGCCTGAAGGGCGTCAATCCGGTCAAGAGCGGCGAAGTGATCGGCATCCAGTACGAAGACCAGAAGGCGCGTTTTCGCGTGGTCTGGCTGGGAGACCCTGCTACCAACAGCGCCGGCGAAATCGGCGTCCACTCGCTCGATGAGAGCAAGTGCATCTGGTCAACCGCGCTGCAGAACCAGCCTTCGATCAAGGAGCAGGCGGCGGCAGCCATGCCCGGCGCCGAGCACAACGCGCTCACCCAGAATCGGCGCCGCTATGCGCGCTATCCCTGTTCCGCCGACCTCGAACTGCGCAGCGGCAATGCGCTGGTCACGTCGAGGCTCCGGATCACCGACATCAGCCTGGGTGGTTGCTACGCCGAGACCCTCTCTCCCCTCCCGGTGGATACGCTGCTCACCATCACGCTGCGTTCACCGAGCGGGCCGATCCACCTTAAAGGTGTGGTCTGCACCAGCCACCAGAGCATGGGTATGGGCATCGGCTTCACCGACGTCGACCCGGAGGAATGGAAGCTGCTGGTCAACTATGTTGCCCAGCTGAGTGGCAAGCCCCTCGACCCGCCACCTCCTCCTGATCCGATAGGCCAGCCGGCGCCCCCCGCCGTCCGCCGCGACGTCGAGGTCTTGCTGCGCCTGCTGGAGAAGAAGGGACTGCTCACCCGCGAGGAATTCCTCAACGCCCTGATCAATGGTCCTGACTAATCGCGGTTGGCCCTATTCGAACCTGAGCGCTTCGATCGGGTCCAGTTGCGCCGCCCGACGCGCCGGGTAGTATCCGAAGAACACTCCCACGAAGACGGAAAACAGCACCGCGACCGCGATCGCGCTGGGCGGAATCATCATTGGCCAATCCAGAGCGCGGCCGATCCCCAGCGATCCAAAGAATCCCACGGCCACGCCCAGTGCCCCGCCGAACAGGCTGAGCAGCACCGCCTCGCCCAGGAATTGCGCCTGCACGTTCCACTCCGTGGCGCCGACCGCCAGGCGAATGCCGATCTCACGAGTACGCTCGGTGACTGACACCAGCATCACATTCATGATCCCGATACCGCCCACCAGCAGCGACACCGAAGCGATCCCAACCAGCAGGAAAGTGAACGTGCGGCTGGCGTCAAGCTGCGCCTGCACAACTTCTTCGGGCTTGCGGATGTTGAAGTCGTCGTCTTGGCCTGGCTGAATGCGGTGGCGCTCTCGCAGCAGAACCGCTAATTGTTCGGTCGCAATCGGGACCATCTCTCGCGATACGGCCGAGCACATGATGTCGTCGAGCCAGCTGTTGCCGTTCAGCTTCTTCATCACCGTGGTGTACGGCATCAGGATGAAGTCGTCCTGGTCCTGTCCGAACGACGAATAACCCTTCGCCGCCAGCGTTCCGATGACCTGGCACGGGATCGTGCCCACCCGGAGGGTCGCGCCGATCGGATTCTGCACGCCGAACAACTGCTGCTGGATCGTGTGCCCGATCACGCACACATTCGCCGCGCGCGTCACGTCATCGTCGGTGAAGTTAGCGCCGGATGCGATGCTCCAGCGCTTGATCTCCAGATACGCCGGGCCCTCACCGCGATACTGCGTGTTCCAGTTGTTGCCGCCAAACACCACCTGCGTGCGCCCGTCGGACTGCGGCGAGACAGCCTTCACCAGGTTGGTCTGCCGGGCGATGGCTTCCGCGTCGCTCACCAGCAGAGTTTTGGTGCCATGCGTCCCGGTACGAACACCGTTGGGGGCGCGCCCGCCGGCTTCGATCCAGACAAGGTTGTCGCCCAGGTTCTCCAACTGGTTCTGTATCTGTGCCGAGCCGGCATTGCCGATCGCTACCACGCAGATCACCGCCGCGATGCCGATGGTGATGCCCAGCACCGTCAGCGTGCTCCGCGTCTTATTGCGCTGCAGGAAGCGGACGCCTTCGCGCAGCAGAGAGAACAGCAACATGACTGGCGGCCATTATCCCACGACGGACACGCCGCACTTCTTAGAACACCGCGCCCGGGGCCCTGTTGCGCACTCGGCTTCCCTGCTCGCAATTACACAAGTATTACATTCGCCTCGCTTTGTGCCTGTTAACTTCAAAGGTCGTACTGAGGACAACCAACCTGCTCATGAGCTCCATGGCTGCCGCTCACCCCTGCAACCCGAAGGTCAATTTTCTAACCACCACCATCATGGCCCTGTTTCACGGCGGCGCCGTGCTGGCGCTGTTCATGTTCAGCTGGAAGGCCCTGTTCGTCTCAGTCGCCCTGTGGTACGTCGCCGGCAGTCTCGGCATCGGCATGGGATACCACCGGCTGCTCACCCATCGCGGATATCAGACGCCGAAGTGGGTCGAATATTTCCTCACCATCTGCGCCACGCTGGCCCTCGAAGGAGGGCCCATCTTCTGGGTGGCAACGCACCGCATTCATCATCAGAATTCCGACAAGGAAGGCGATCCGCACTCGCCGCGCGACGGCGCCTGGTGGGCCCACATGGGCTGGATCCTGATGGGCGAGAGCCAGCACCACAATCGCCGCGAACTGGCCCGCTACACCCCTGACCTCGCCAAAGACAAATTTCATCTCTGGATTTCGCAATATCACTGGCTGCCGATTGCGCTGCTCGGCATCGTTCTGCTGGCGGTGGGCGGCTGGTCGTTGCTTCTGTGGGGCGTGTTCCTTCGCGTGGTGGTTGGTTTGCACTGCACCTGGCTGGTAAATTCGGCCACGCACATGTGGGGCACGCGTCGCTTCGCCACGCGCGACGACTCCACCAACAACTTCCTGATCGCCATAATGACCTTTGGCGAAGGCTGGCATAACAACCATCACGCGCACCCCGGTTCCGCCCGCCACGGTCTGGCCTGGTGGGAGTTCGACATCAACTGGTACGGAATCCAGTTCCTGCGCCTCTTCGGCCTGGCGAAGAAGATCAAGGTCGCGCACCTTCCCGAGCGCGCCGCTGAGCAACAACCCTCTTCGACGTCCGGCCCCGAACTGATCTCCGCATGACCTTCGTCAACTGAAATAAGCATGGGGCCCGGCCG
This genomic interval from Terriglobales bacterium contains the following:
- the pstS gene encoding phosphate ABC transporter substrate-binding protein PstS, with the translated sequence MIKKLLVVLAAMMFALSAAAATNLNGAGATFPYPIYSKWFSEYHNQHPDVEINYQSIGSGGGIRQLLAGTVDFGASDGPMTDAQLSEAKIKIYHLPTVLGAVVPAYNIPGFKGELKFTPAILAGIFLGRITAWNDAAIAKANPGVNLPNQAIVVVHRSDGSGTSFIWTDYLSKVSNDWRDSVGKGTSVKWPVGLGAKGNEGVAGMVRQMDGALGYLELIYALQNNIPYGPVQNASGQFVKASLESTTAAAASVTNMPADFRVSITNAPGKEAYPISSFTWLLVPAQWSDGNKKRVITDFLTWMLDSGQGMTQQLHYAPLPKAVAEKVRARIKEIR
- a CDS encoding PhoU domain-containing protein, which produces MTSTAMPAPDPNNSSSEVLQRTLEACRIAGSAATHAADALVNGTRYSFVAVHQCEEQLDRLDAEIDERVTRAVVHAGEREVRQLLACLKLVVDLERIGDLVVSFAERVAIVRSRIEMDDLEMLTRMASVLEAMLTHVRGAFQERDIDAALDVLRMDSEMDRLRNLVVIRHTEGHDALRGMHSLHVLFMAQALERAGDHVKNVAEEVCHLVSGHTVRHLLRAKDKPFEQMFLQWLLERNAGAAAPRRLPS
- a CDS encoding PilZ domain-containing protein, producing MLDTLHISPTALDEIRNQFLRELRVSLQLPIRVWGMDANGKPFAVSAETMEISALGARLRGVTPVKNGEVIGIQYEDQKARFRVVWLGDATTQSSGEIGVRSLDESKCIWSNALQSPPSAKAQAAAAVPLAEQKSLTPNRRRYVRYPCNAEVELRSGTAAMSTRFRLSDISLGGCYVETMSPLPLDTPVFLTLRTPQAVIDIRGNVRTSHPSMGMGIGFTDIAPEQWKLLADYVAQLSGKPPEAPSGPANGAGATPAANSQANVEALLRLLEKKGLCTREEFLRELGNGSRSTSTT
- a CDS encoding PilZ domain-containing protein, translating into MGNPADISQAAFDEIRNKYLREMRVSMQLAVRVWGMDVNNKPFTTMAETIEISPLGARLKGVNPVKSGEVIGIQYEDQKARFRVVWLGDPATNSAGEIGVHSLDESKCIWSTALQNQPSIKEQAAAAMPGAEHNALTQNRRRYARYPCSADLELRSGNALVTSRLRITDISLGGCYAETLSPLPVDTLLTITLRSPSGPIHLKGVVCTSHQSMGMGIGFTDVDPEEWKLLVNYVAQLSGKPLDPPPPPDPIGQPAPPAVRRDVEVLLRLLEKKGLLTREEFLNALINGPD
- a CDS encoding ABC transporter permease — its product is MLLFSLLREGVRFLQRNKTRSTLTVLGITIGIAAVICVVAIGNAGSAQIQNQLENLGDNLVWIEAGGRAPNGVRTGTHGTKTLLVSDAEAIARQTNLVKAVSPQSDGRTQVVFGGNNWNTQYRGEGPAYLEIKRWSIASGANFTDDDVTRAANVCVIGHTIQQQLFGVQNPIGATLRVGTIPCQVIGTLAAKGYSSFGQDQDDFILMPYTTVMKKLNGNSWLDDIMCSAVSREMVPIATEQLAVLLRERHRIQPGQDDDFNIRKPEEVVQAQLDASRTFTFLLVGIASVSLLVGGIGIMNVMLVSVTERTREIGIRLAVGATEWNVQAQFLGEAVLLSLFGGALGVAVGFFGSLGIGRALDWPMMIPPSAIAVAVLFSVFVGVFFGYYPARRAAQLDPIEALRFE
- a CDS encoding fatty acid desaturase, which produces MSSMAAAHPCNPKVNFLTTTIMALFHGGAVLALFMFSWKALFVSVALWYVAGSLGIGMGYHRLLTHRGYQTPKWVEYFLTICATLALEGGPIFWVATHRIHHQNSDKEGDPHSPRDGAWWAHMGWILMGESQHHNRRELARYTPDLAKDKFHLWISQYHWLPIALLGIVLLAVGGWSLLLWGVFLRVVVGLHCTWLVNSATHMWGTRRFATRDDSTNNFLIAIMTFGEGWHNNHHAHPGSARHGLAWWEFDINWYGIQFLRLFGLAKKIKVAHLPERAAEQQPSSTSGPELISA